TAGCGTCCCGATTCCCGGATGGCCCGGTCGGACTCTCGGTCGGGTTCGCCGGTGAATTCGGCGCCTGGCATTTCCTGATTCCGCGACGTATCGCCGCCGCGGCCGGTGACCTCGCAGCGCTTGGCGACGGATCGGCAGAATTTGACGAGGCGGCTCACCCGGCTGCGCTGAAGGAGGTCTGGTCCCAGATACTCGCCGCGATTGAGCCGGACATCGTCCTCGAAGTCGGCGACGGCTTTGGAATCGAATCGGTCACGGTTTCGCTCGAACCGGAGGAGATACTGGCCGGTGCGGGGGGCTTTCCGGCTATAGAATGGCAAATCGAAATCGAGGGCGTAACGACCGGGACAGTATTGCTTTTCACGTCGCAGGAGTTTGCGTCGCGCTTATCCCAAACTGCTCCCGAGGCACCCGCCGTCGAAGCCGCACCGGCGGTGCAGGAGTCGGCAGCACCGCCGGCAGCATCTTCATCCACCCCCCCCACGCCGAGGAGTCCCGCGCCAAAGATGGTCGTCAAGGAAGCCGATTTCGCCGACTTTGGAGCCCCGGGCGGTCGTCCACCGGCCGCGGGAACTCCCGACATTTCCACGCTACTCGACATCAGTCTGCCAATTTCGATAGAATTAGGCCGCACGCGGATGCTGATTCGGGATGTGCTCGACCTCGGCCCCGGCTCGGTGATAGAACTCGACAAGATGACGGGCGAACCGGTCGATCTCTTCGTCAACGACAAGAAGTTCGCGCGGGGCGAGGTCGTTGTCGTCGAGGAGAACTTCGGGGTGCGAATCACCGAACTCCTGCGCGTCGATGAACGACTGAAGGCGTTGCGGTGAGACACCTTCAACGGACTCGTGCAGTGCCAATGAGAGTGCAACATAATGCCGGTTGACAGCCTTGCCTCCGGCTGGTCGTCGGGGGTGTCGTTTTGGCAGTTTGCGAAGGTGCTGCTGCTTCTATCTGTCGTTCTGGCGCTCCTGTGGGGGACTGTCGCGCTACTTAAGCGGGCCTCGGGCGGCCGGGGCTCCGGGGCATCGGGGATGAGCATACTGGGCGGACTCCCGCTTGGCCCCAGGCGTTCGCTATTGGCTTTGAAGGTTGGCTCACGGGTGTTGATCATCGGTGTAACCGATCATCACATCAGCCGCCTTGCCGAGATCGACGACCCGGAAGCCGCTGCGGCGTTCGAGGCATCGGGCAGCACCCCCGGAGGGTCCTTCGCCAACTTGCTTGAGCGACTGCGCAGCAGGGGAGGCGGAAAGGGTGCTTAGGAAGCCGGTTGCGCTGTTCCTGGCAACTGCTATAATACTCTTGCTGCTGCCCGGATTCTTAGGCGCACAGACGGCACTGCCAAAAGTGACGATCGGGATCGATCAAGCCGGATCGCCGGGCGACGTCGCGGTAACGATTCAGATCCTCGTCCTGCTTACGATCCTGACGCTGGCGCCGTCGATACTGGTCTTGATGACCTCGTTCACCCGCATTGTGGTAGTCCTTCACTTTCTACGCCAGGCAATCGGGGTGACGCAGATTCCACCCAACCCGGTGGTGATCGGGCTGGCGCTCTTCCTGACCCTGTTTGTGATGCAGCCGGCCGTCCGGACGATCTACGACACCGCCTGGACGCCCTATCAGGAGAAGCAGATTTCGGCTGCAGATGCGTTCGCACGGTCGCAGGTGCCGCTCAAGGACTTCATGCTGCGTCAGACCCGCCCGAAAGACCTGGCGCTGTTCGTCCGCCTTGCCGATCGCGAGCAGATCGAGTCGCCGGAGGCTCTGCCGCTCACGATCATCGTCCCCGGCTTCGTCATCAGCGAACTTCGGACCGCGTTCCAAATCGGCTTCCTGATCTATTTGCCCTTTCTGGTGATCGATATGGTGGTGGCGTCGGTGTTGATGTCTATGGGGATGATGATGCTGCCGCCGGCGATGATCGCGCTGCCGTTCAAGGTGCTCCTTTTCGTTCTGGCCGACGGGTGGTATCTGGTGGTGGAATCGATCGTGCAGGGATTTAAGTAAACGAAAAACGAAAATCGCAGATCCAAAATCCATAATCCAAAGTCCAGAAAAATGACTCCCGAATTTGCCGCTCACGTCTGCAAGGAAGCGATCTACACGACGCTGCTCGTCGCCGCGCCGATGCTGATCGCCGGGTTGATAGTCGGCGTAGCGATAAGCCTCTTTCAAGCCGTCACCCAGGTGCATGAGTTGACGCTCACCTTCATCCCCAAAATCCTCGCCGTGGTCGGGGTGATGCTGGTGGTGATGCCGTGGATGATTCGGGTGCTGTTGGGATTCACCCGCCAGGTCTTTACCTATGCGACGGGAGGAGTCATTTGAGAGAAGATAACGGATAAGGGATAAAGGATAAGGTGTGGCGGTGCCGGACTGGCAACTGGTGGAAGGATATCTGCTGGCGTTCCTGCGGACCGGCACGGCGATCGCGCTGATGCCGGTCTTAGGCTATCAAGCCGTGCCGGTGCAAGTGAAGGTTGGTTTTGCGGCGGTATTGGCGCTCGCGATTGCGCCCGAGGCAGCGATGCAGGTTGCAGCCGGCCCGCCGGGACCTCTACCTATGGCTGCAGCGGCTCTGCAGGAGGTCGCGGTTGGCCTGATGATCGGCGCTGCGACACTGCTCATCCTGGCGGCAGCAGAAATGGCCGGCTCGCTGTTAGGCATCCAGATCGGCTTCGGCGTCCTCTCAACCATCGACCCCCTTACCAACATCGAGACCAACGTCTTCGGACGGCTCAACTACCTCCTGGCGCTCGCCATCTTCATCGCTCTCGATGCGCATCACTTTCTGATAACGGCGCTGGCCGAATCACTGCGCCTGATACCGCTCGGTTCGTTCGCCTGGACGCCTCAGATGCCGATCTATTTTGCCCGGCTTGCCGCCGATGCGGTCGATGTGGCGATCCGGCTGGCGGCGCCGGTGTTGGTGGTGATTCTGTTAATGGAAGTGGGCCTCGCCTTCGTAGCGCGGGCGATGCCGCAAATGAACGTCTTCATCATCTCGATACCGCTCAAGATCGGCGTCGGACTGCTCGCTTTTGTTGCCGGTCTGCCGCTCTTCATCTATGTCCTGTCGAAGTCGATCGGGCATTTTGAGCGCGGCATCTTGAAGTTGATCGGAATGGCAGGGGGGCGTTAGGTGCCGGAGCAGTTTCAGGAAAAGACCGAACAGCCGACCGCAAAGCGGCTCGACGATGCCCGCAAGGAAGGCAACGTCAGCCAGTCGATGGACGTCTCGACCGGCGTAGTGCTTGC
This is a stretch of genomic DNA from Calditrichota bacterium. It encodes these proteins:
- the fliN gene encoding flagellar motor switch protein FliN; the protein is MNNQNDLVEAASSLQAFLVKVASRIESTFAAMLERPVKVAFGDPVHISMGDVASRFPDGPVGLSVGFAGEFGAWHFLIPRRIAAAAGDLAALGDGSAEFDEAAHPAALKEVWSQILAAIEPDIVLEVGDGFGIESVTVSLEPEEILAGAGGFPAIEWQIEIEGVTTGTVLLFTSQEFASRLSQTAPEAPAVEAAPAVQESAAPPAASSSTPPTPRSPAPKMVVKEADFADFGAPGGRPPAAGTPDISTLLDISLPISIELGRTRMLIRDVLDLGPGSVIELDKMTGEPVDLFVNDKKFARGEVVVVEENFGVRITELLRVDERLKALR
- the fliO gene encoding flagellar biosynthetic protein FliO, with translation MPVDSLASGWSSGVSFWQFAKVLLLLSVVLALLWGTVALLKRASGGRGSGASGMSILGGLPLGPRRSLLALKVGSRVLIIGVTDHHISRLAEIDDPEAAAAFEASGSTPGGSFANLLERLRSRGGGKGA
- the fliP gene encoding flagellar type III secretion system pore protein FliP (The bacterial flagellar biogenesis protein FliP forms a type III secretion system (T3SS)-type pore required for flagellar assembly.); the encoded protein is MILLLLPGFLGAQTALPKVTIGIDQAGSPGDVAVTIQILVLLTILTLAPSILVLMTSFTRIVVVLHFLRQAIGVTQIPPNPVVIGLALFLTLFVMQPAVRTIYDTAWTPYQEKQISAADAFARSQVPLKDFMLRQTRPKDLALFVRLADREQIESPEALPLTIIVPGFVISELRTAFQIGFLIYLPFLVIDMVVASVLMSMGMMMLPPAMIALPFKVLLFVLADGWYLVVESIVQGFK
- the fliQ gene encoding flagellar biosynthesis protein FliQ, yielding MTPEFAAHVCKEAIYTTLLVAAPMLIAGLIVGVAISLFQAVTQVHELTLTFIPKILAVVGVMLVVMPWMIRVLLGFTRQVFTYATGGVI
- the fliR gene encoding flagellar biosynthetic protein FliR; translation: MAVPDWQLVEGYLLAFLRTGTAIALMPVLGYQAVPVQVKVGFAAVLALAIAPEAAMQVAAGPPGPLPMAAAALQEVAVGLMIGAATLLILAAAEMAGSLLGIQIGFGVLSTIDPLTNIETNVFGRLNYLLALAIFIALDAHHFLITALAESLRLIPLGSFAWTPQMPIYFARLAADAVDVAIRLAAPVLVVILLMEVGLAFVARAMPQMNVFIISIPLKIGVGLLAFVAGLPLFIYVLSKSIGHFERGILKLIGMAGGR